Proteins from a genomic interval of Salvelinus alpinus chromosome 7, SLU_Salpinus.1, whole genome shotgun sequence:
- the LOC139580191 gene encoding uncharacterized protein, translating into MTDHHLKLNLGKTELLFLPGKDCPFHDLAITVDNSIVSSSQSAKNLGMILDNTLSFSTNIKAVARSCRFMLYNIRRVRPCLTQEAAQVLIQALVISRLDYCNSLLAGLPACAIKPLQLIQNAAARLVFNLPKFSHVTPLLRSLHWLPVEARIRYKTMVLAYGAVRGTAPQYLQALIRPYTQTRALRSSTSGLLASLPLRKYSSRSAQSKLFAALAPQWWNKLPHDARTAESITTFRRHLKPHLFKEYLG; encoded by the coding sequence atgacggaccaccacctcaagctgaacctcggcaagacggagctgctcttcctcccggggaaggactgcccgttccatgatctcgccatcacggttgacaactccattgtgtcctcctcccagagcgctaagaaccttggcatgatcctggacaacaccctgtcgttctcaactaacatcaaggcggtggcccgttcctgtaggttcatgctctacaacatccgcagagtacgaccctgcctcacacaggaagcggcgcaggtcctaatccaggcacttgtcatctcccgtctggattactgcaactcgctgttggctgggctccctgcctgtgccattaaacccctacaactcatccagaacgccgcagcccgtctggtgttcaaccttcccaagttctctcacgtcaccccgctcctccgctctctccactggcttccagttgaagctcgcatccgctacaagaccatggtgcttgcctacggagctgtgaggggaacggcacctcagtaccttcaggctctgatcaggccctacacccaaacaagggcactgcgttcatccacctctggcctgctcgcctccctaccactgaggaagtacagttcccgctcagcccagtcaaaactgttcgctgctctggcaccccaatggtggaacaaactccctcacgacgccaggacagcggagtcaatcaccaccttccggagacacctgaaaccccacctcttcaaggaatacctaggatag